A stretch of Planctomycetaceae bacterium DNA encodes these proteins:
- a CDS encoding sulfatase-like hydrolase/transferase → MTRTLLLLVCAITQYVRAEAFERPNIVFFFTDDQTTSTLGCYGNSVIRTPNIDALAARGTRFENAFVSHSICWVSRTTILTGLTGRSYGTPGNHDLARPEAVETLYSDILRQQGYRTGYFGKWHARMPEGYRAEDHFDEFEAIGRDPYYKKQPDGTLRHETELIVDRGISFIESQPGDQPFALNMWFNACHAEDGDRRPGIGHFPWPRSVDGMYDDVTIAPPRLNDPAIFEAQPDFLQTTINRERWFWRWNTPYKYQINIRAYYRMVSGIDGEIGRFMKALEDHGLADNTIIVYSADNGYYMGNRGFAGKWSHYDESLRVPLIVADPRVDASRKGQVTDALALNLDLPSTFLDWAGADVPDRYQGRSLSPVVSDGKPDDWRTETFHEHFAVRTRIPAFEGLRNQRFKYVRYVDHGNREFLHDLLSDPDELVNLADNPQHADTLQAMRERTTQRVRELGGPLQPLAEEFTASTVPHPEASAAVTVKPGDDGFVNLFNGRNLAQWSGDPQFWSVQDGAITGVTDGSLKSNRFLTWKGSTIRNFDLRVQVKVTPGGNSGLQYRGQSRPDLGLDIVTGYQCDVVADVPEYNGMLYEERGRRILSHTGEKVIVDESGQPWVVDKMPVREFAPDEWHDFRVLVQGNHHQHWIDGHQTADLIDLDPTGRALEGVLAVQVHVGPAMKIQYRDFKIKHLPDDLPVLNPEDHPIPTDAYGVRPQGRLPADWKPPIYGERSK, encoded by the coding sequence TTGACGCGAACGCTGCTGCTGCTCGTCTGCGCGATCACGCAATACGTCCGCGCGGAGGCATTCGAACGTCCCAACATCGTCTTCTTCTTCACCGACGATCAAACGACATCGACGCTTGGCTGCTACGGTAACTCCGTCATCCGCACACCCAATATCGATGCTCTGGCCGCTCGCGGAACCCGGTTTGAAAACGCATTTGTCAGTCATTCGATCTGCTGGGTCAGCCGCACAACGATCCTGACCGGACTGACGGGTCGCAGCTATGGCACGCCTGGTAATCACGATCTGGCTCGACCGGAAGCCGTGGAAACGCTGTATTCCGACATTCTGAGACAGCAGGGCTATCGCACCGGCTACTTCGGCAAGTGGCACGCAAGGATGCCCGAAGGCTACCGCGCCGAAGATCACTTTGATGAATTCGAAGCAATCGGCCGCGATCCGTATTACAAGAAACAGCCCGACGGAACTCTGCGTCATGAAACCGAATTGATCGTCGATCGAGGTATCTCGTTCATCGAATCGCAGCCAGGGGACCAGCCGTTCGCACTGAATATGTGGTTCAACGCGTGCCACGCCGAAGACGGTGACCGACGTCCGGGAATCGGCCATTTTCCGTGGCCACGTTCCGTCGACGGAATGTATGACGATGTGACGATCGCCCCGCCGCGGCTGAATGATCCGGCGATCTTCGAAGCTCAGCCGGATTTCCTGCAGACCACCATCAATCGGGAACGCTGGTTCTGGCGCTGGAATACACCGTACAAGTATCAGATCAATATCCGAGCCTATTACCGCATGGTCAGCGGCATTGACGGTGAGATCGGCCGGTTCATGAAGGCGCTGGAAGACCATGGACTTGCCGACAATACCATCATCGTCTATTCCGCCGACAATGGTTACTACATGGGCAACCGCGGCTTCGCGGGCAAGTGGTCTCACTACGACGAATCGCTGCGGGTGCCCCTGATCGTCGCCGACCCGCGGGTCGACGCAAGCCGGAAGGGTCAGGTGACCGATGCTCTGGCGCTGAATCTGGATCTGCCGTCGACGTTCCTCGACTGGGCCGGAGCCGACGTCCCGGATCGCTATCAGGGCCGCAGCCTGAGCCCCGTTGTCAGCGACGGAAAGCCGGACGACTGGCGGACGGAAACCTTTCACGAACACTTCGCCGTTCGTACGCGGATCCCGGCATTTGAAGGACTGAGAAATCAGCGGTTCAAATATGTTCGCTACGTTGATCACGGCAACCGTGAGTTCCTTCACGACCTGCTGAGTGATCCGGACGAACTGGTGAATCTCGCGGACAATCCGCAGCACGCCGACACGCTGCAGGCCATGCGGGAACGGACGACGCAGCGAGTCCGCGAACTGGGAGGTCCGCTGCAGCCGCTGGCGGAAGAATTCACCGCGTCCACGGTTCCTCATCCGGAAGCGTCGGCCGCGGTGACCGTCAAACCCGGCGACGACGGTTTCGTGAACCTGTTCAATGGCCGCAACCTGGCTCAGTGGTCGGGAGATCCGCAGTTCTGGTCCGTGCAAGACGGTGCCATCACCGGCGTCACGGACGGATCGCTGAAGTCGAATCGATTTCTGACCTGGAAGGGATCAACGATTCGCAACTTCGATCTGCGAGTGCAGGTGAAAGTGACGCCCGGAGGCAACAGCGGACTGCAATATCGCGGCCAGTCGCGGCCCGACCTGGGACTCGACATTGTCACCGGCTATCAATGCGACGTCGTCGCTGACGTTCCCGAATACAACGGGATGCTGTACGAAGAACGAGGTCGCCGCATTCTGTCGCACACCGGCGAAAAAGTGATCGTCGATGAATCCGGGCAGCCGTGGGTTGTCGACAAGATGCCGGTCCGCGAATTCGCGCCGGACGAATGGCACGACTTCCGTGTGCTCGTTCAGGGAAACCATCATCAGCACTGGATCGACGGACACCAGACCGCCGACCTCATCGACCTGGACCCGACCGGCCGCGCTCTGGAAGGAGTGCTGGCGGTCCAGGTCCACGTCGGCCCGGCGATGAAGATTCAGTACCGCGACTTCAAGATCAAACACCTGCCCGACGACCTGCCCGTGCTGAACCCCGAGGATCATCCGATTCCGACCGACGCCTACGGAGTCCGTCCCCAGGGAAGACTCCCCGCCGACTGGAAACCACCGATCTACGGGGAGCGGTCGAAGTAG
- a CDS encoding DUF1592 domain-containing protein, whose protein sequence is MRVSVIHLLSLCVVLVSFAVCCPCGAAAGDEPAEVAIDPAKVYAAKCARCHGDSGQGVADGHNEPLRGTQTIDELTKLIVETMPEEDPADCVGEEARLLAEYIHKTFYSQAANDRPVVELSRLTVDQYRNVIADTIGRFAPGQPREQSDDDRPRRRSRRVATEEPVVPGLRGEYFQSRGMSKADRLAHYSSDTHLEFDFGTGSPTPTILPDQFSIIWEGGLIAGATGHYEFRITTQNGARLYLNLDPQEGLRKLRDDSSAAGQQALIDGWVSSGKMRELSARVFLLGGRTYPIRLEFFKYLEDTASVKLEWKPPHGAWQVLDHNNTQSVRTPRVYVCETPFPADDHSLGYERGSSVSPEWQAATTSAAVAAAQEVVDRLPALAGFSDDEDADPDDRAKRASDFVLNFAATAYRRPLTDSERELLAAIMSASSENPEAAVRRAVATVLMSPHFLYTDLTPADEQPSQHAVASRLALTLWDSIPDRELSDAADRGELQTPEQIRQHASRMMEDGRAKAKMAGFFRKWLELEERDLAKDKAMFPEFDEAVIADLRKSLELFIDRVVWSRESDYRQLLLADYLVLNDPLRELYAADLPDGSAELDEQEIRRRARTERVASEFQPVEFPEGQRSGVLTHPYLLSAYAYHNNTSPIHRGVFLTRNIVGRALNPPPMAVAFKDNEFAADLTMREKVTQLTSDKACMSCHSIINPLGFTLESFDAVGRFRSVDNSKPVDTRTQYTTEAGETLEFARAKDIAEFAVSHDEAHRAFVTQVFQHLVKQNPMAYGEQTIEALSEQFEKDQFNIQNLWVQIATRTAAGGSDEKLLSGTP, encoded by the coding sequence ATGCGTGTCTCTGTGATCCACCTCCTGAGTTTGTGTGTTGTTTTGGTGTCTTTCGCCGTCTGCTGCCCGTGCGGAGCGGCTGCCGGTGACGAACCAGCCGAAGTGGCCATTGATCCGGCGAAGGTGTACGCCGCGAAGTGTGCTCGCTGCCACGGAGATTCCGGTCAGGGCGTCGCGGACGGGCACAACGAACCGCTGCGAGGTACGCAGACCATCGATGAACTGACGAAGCTCATCGTCGAAACCATGCCGGAAGAAGATCCGGCTGACTGCGTCGGTGAGGAAGCTCGTCTGCTGGCGGAATACATCCACAAGACGTTCTACTCCCAGGCGGCAAACGACAGGCCCGTCGTCGAGCTGTCGCGGCTGACGGTGGATCAGTACCGCAACGTGATCGCGGACACGATTGGTCGATTCGCTCCCGGACAACCCCGCGAGCAGTCCGACGATGATCGTCCCCGGCGTCGTTCACGGCGCGTTGCCACCGAGGAACCGGTTGTGCCGGGGCTGCGAGGCGAATACTTTCAGTCGCGAGGCATGAGCAAGGCGGACCGGCTGGCTCACTACAGCAGCGACACGCATCTGGAGTTTGACTTCGGCACGGGCAGTCCGACTCCCACGATTCTGCCGGACCAGTTTTCGATTATCTGGGAAGGCGGGCTGATCGCTGGTGCGACCGGTCACTACGAGTTCCGGATCACGACGCAAAACGGTGCTCGGCTGTATCTGAACCTGGATCCTCAGGAAGGTCTTCGCAAGCTGCGCGACGACAGTTCCGCCGCCGGCCAGCAGGCGCTGATCGACGGCTGGGTCAGTTCCGGAAAAATGCGTGAACTGAGTGCCCGCGTATTTTTGCTGGGAGGCCGCACGTATCCGATTCGACTGGAGTTCTTCAAATACCTGGAAGATACCGCTTCCGTCAAACTGGAATGGAAGCCGCCGCATGGCGCGTGGCAGGTGCTGGATCACAACAACACGCAGTCCGTGAGGACACCGCGAGTCTATGTTTGTGAAACTCCGTTTCCGGCAGACGATCACAGTCTGGGTTACGAACGGGGCAGTTCGGTTTCCCCCGAATGGCAGGCCGCTACAACCAGCGCGGCCGTCGCGGCGGCTCAGGAAGTTGTGGACCGTTTGCCCGCGCTGGCCGGATTTTCTGACGACGAAGACGCGGACCCTGACGATCGTGCGAAACGGGCCAGTGACTTCGTGCTGAACTTCGCTGCGACGGCTTATCGTCGACCGCTGACCGACAGCGAACGCGAACTGCTGGCTGCGATCATGTCGGCCAGTTCCGAAAACCCTGAAGCGGCCGTCCGCCGCGCGGTTGCGACCGTGCTGATGTCGCCGCACTTCCTTTACACCGATCTGACGCCCGCCGATGAGCAGCCATCGCAGCATGCCGTGGCGTCGCGGCTGGCTCTGACGCTCTGGGATTCGATTCCCGACCGCGAACTCAGCGACGCCGCGGACCGTGGCGAGCTGCAGACTCCCGAACAGATCAGGCAGCACGCGTCCCGAATGATGGAGGACGGCAGGGCGAAAGCAAAAATGGCGGGCTTCTTTCGCAAGTGGCTGGAACTGGAAGAACGGGATCTGGCCAAGGACAAGGCGATGTTCCCCGAATTCGACGAAGCCGTCATCGCCGACCTGCGGAAGTCGCTGGAACTGTTCATCGACCGAGTGGTCTGGAGCCGCGAATCGGACTATCGCCAGCTTCTGCTTGCCGATTACCTGGTGCTGAATGATCCGCTGCGTGAGCTGTACGCGGCTGACCTGCCGGATGGCAGTGCCGAACTGGATGAGCAGGAAATCCGTCGCCGGGCTCGGACGGAACGCGTTGCGTCGGAATTTCAGCCCGTCGAATTTCCGGAAGGCCAGCGCAGCGGAGTGCTGACGCATCCGTATCTGCTGAGCGCCTACGCGTACCACAACAACACATCGCCGATTCACCGCGGTGTCTTCCTGACTCGCAACATCGTCGGGCGAGCCCTGAATCCTCCGCCGATGGCCGTCGCCTTCAAGGACAACGAATTCGCCGCCGACCTGACGATGCGGGAAAAAGTCACGCAGCTCACCAGCGACAAAGCGTGCATGTCGTGCCATTCCATCATCAATCCGCTGGGATTCACGCTGGAAAGTTTTGACGCCGTGGGGCGTTTCCGGTCGGTCGACAACAGCAAGCCCGTCGATACGCGAACTCAATACACAACAGAAGCCGGCGAGACTCTGGAATTCGCACGTGCGAAGGACATTGCGGAATTTGCCGTTTCGCACGATGAAGCTCACCGGGCTTTCGTCACGCAGGTCTTCCAGCATCTGGTGAAACAGAATCCGATGGCGTACGGTGAACAGACCATCGAGGCGCTGTCCGAACAATTCGAGAAAGACCAGTTCAACATTCAGAATCTGTGGGTTCAGATCGCAACGCGCACCGCCGCCGGCGGCTCCGATGAAAAACTCCTGTCCGGGACGCCGTAA
- a CDS encoding DUF1552 domain-containing protein, translating into MHRISNNRRRFLRDLGLSAAALPFVAGLPSLVRADDSGATPRKRLIVMFSPNGTLPDEFWPDEFGTDSPLKLKAMLSALEPFREQTLILKGVDNKIRGDGDNHMRGMSCLLTATELNPGNIQGGSDTPAGWAGGISIDQEMRTFFQSRDDSRTRFGSLEFGVAVPNRADPWTRMCYADSDKPIAPIDDPGQMFEKLYGGAQERQVVASVLDSVRADLNRVAPKLSSADRKMLEEHLQNVRQLEKDLAAAAEQSALQFPEPDIDPNIELVNDNTPQISRMQIDLLVNAMANDMTRVASLQFMRSVGQARMRWLGVEEGHHSLSHEPDNNADAHDKLKRINSWFAEQLAYLAGRLAATPEPGGSNGTMLDNTQIVWLNELGKGNSHTLSNIPFLLVGGGAGFRTGCARDLDGAAHNRLWLSLAHGLGHHDLTSFGTEKYNDGGALSLS; encoded by the coding sequence ATGCATCGTATCAGCAACAATCGACGCCGATTTCTTCGCGACCTTGGACTCAGCGCGGCGGCTCTGCCATTTGTGGCGGGTTTGCCGAGTCTGGTGCGTGCCGACGACAGCGGGGCGACGCCGCGAAAACGGCTGATCGTGATGTTCTCGCCCAACGGCACGCTGCCCGACGAATTCTGGCCGGACGAATTCGGAACCGACAGCCCGCTGAAGCTGAAGGCGATGCTCAGCGCTCTGGAACCGTTTCGCGAACAGACTCTGATCCTGAAAGGTGTCGACAACAAGATTCGCGGCGACGGTGACAACCACATGCGCGGAATGTCGTGTCTGCTGACCGCGACCGAACTGAATCCGGGAAACATTCAGGGTGGATCCGACACACCCGCGGGCTGGGCCGGCGGCATTTCGATCGATCAGGAAATGCGGACCTTCTTTCAGTCACGAGATGATTCCCGAACGCGTTTCGGGTCGCTGGAATTCGGCGTGGCGGTTCCCAATCGAGCTGACCCGTGGACGCGCATGTGTTACGCCGACAGCGACAAGCCGATCGCTCCCATCGATGATCCCGGCCAGATGTTCGAAAAGCTGTACGGCGGCGCGCAGGAACGACAGGTCGTCGCCAGCGTGCTGGACAGCGTCCGAGCGGACCTGAATCGTGTCGCGCCAAAGCTGAGTTCGGCCGACCGGAAAATGCTGGAAGAACATCTGCAGAATGTCCGCCAACTGGAAAAGGATCTTGCGGCCGCGGCCGAACAGTCGGCTCTGCAGTTCCCCGAACCCGACATCGATCCCAACATCGAACTGGTCAACGACAACACGCCGCAGATCAGCCGTATGCAGATTGACCTGCTGGTCAACGCCATGGCCAACGACATGACTCGTGTGGCCAGCCTGCAGTTCATGCGGTCCGTCGGACAGGCGCGCATGCGCTGGCTGGGTGTCGAGGAAGGCCATCATTCGCTGTCGCACGAACCGGACAACAACGCGGATGCTCACGACAAGCTGAAACGGATCAACAGCTGGTTCGCGGAACAGCTTGCATATCTGGCCGGCCGCCTTGCTGCGACTCCGGAACCCGGTGGTTCAAACGGCACGATGCTCGACAACACGCAGATCGTGTGGCTGAACGAACTGGGCAAGGGCAACTCGCACACGCTCAGCAACATCCCGTTCCTGCTGGTCGGCGGCGGTGCCGGATTCCGGACCGGCTGTGCTCGAGACCTGGACGGCGCGGCTCACAACCGGCTGTGGCTGTCACTCGCTCACGGTCTGGGACATCACGACCTAACGTCGTTCGGCACCGAAAAGTACAACGACGGCGGAGCACTGTCGCTGTCGTGA